In Zingiber officinale cultivar Zhangliang chromosome 3A, Zo_v1.1, whole genome shotgun sequence, the DNA window GAACTGCGGGAAAGCGCCCTGGAGCATGTTTTTGGAGAGGGAGACGTTCTTGAGGGTGAGGGTGGCGGCGAAGGAGGCAGGGACGACGCCGGTGAGGGCGTTATCGCGGGCGTTGAAGGACTCGAGGGCGGTGAGGTTGGAGACGTCGGGAATGGGGCCGGTGAAGGCGTTGGACTGAATCCAGAAGACGATTAGCTGAGGCATGGCGCCAATGACGTCGATGCGACCAGAGAGCAAGCTGGAAGACTGCTGGCTGTTGAGGAGGAGCTGCTGGAGGCCGGAGCCAGCAAGAGAAGGGGGTAGGGTGCCGGAGAGGTGATTGTAAGCGAGACGGAGAACGCGGAGGCTGGGGAGGGAGCCGAGGAAGTCAGGGATGGAGCCGGAGAGAGAGCAATTCGCGGCGGATAGCTCAACGAGGCCGGCGGAGGAGGCAAGGTCGCGGGGGAGGCTCCACGGCGCGAGGGGGAGGTTGTCGAGGGTGATGGATTGAAGGTCGATGAGTCCGGCGAAGAAGGAGTCGGGGAGCGACTCGAAAGCGTTGTCCTCGAAGGAGACGGATTGGAGGGAGGAGAGGTtgggaaggagagggagagggccgGAGAGGCGGTTGCGCGGCAGGTTGAGGGTGGTAAGCGCCGAGAGGGAGCCGATAGAGGGAGGTAGGGAGCCTGAGACGCCGCGGGAAGCGAGGTTGATGCCGGTGACGCGGCCGGCGGAACAGCTGACGCCGTCCCAGGAGCAGGGGTCGGAGCCGGGCTTCCAGGAGGAGGGGAGACCGGAGAGGGCTCGCGCAAGAGCAAACATGGCGTCTGCGTCTTCGGAGGAAGTGTCCGATCGGCATTTGATCCGGCGGAAgccgagaaagaagaagaagagggcgaggaggaggcggcggcggtgCTCCTTCCGCTCCACCATTTTTTTCCTTACTTCGAGATGATCAGCGTCGCATGCGATGGGGGAGACGAAAAGCGCGAGTGCAGGCGGTGTCCGGAGGAAATGTGGAGTTTTTCTAGCGGTGGAGAATGGAATAGGCGCAGCGAGGGGCGGGGAAGGAGACgaaggaggaggaagggaaaGCTCATCGGCGAGGAGCGGAGAAGAGAGATTATTGCGTTCGAAAGCTACACGTGTCACTATTAATTTAGATACTGGCACGTGTTatattttatgtatattaatcgtgcgaacaatttttttttcagtATTGATTTCTATATTTGgacaggaaaaaaaaaatagaaaatcccatttaataataataataattattgttATTTACAGCTCAAAGCCACTGACAAGGTGTCCACGAAGCGCCCACTCCCTTCGTAGTCAAACACTCACTGCCCGTCGAGTAgaagagcaaagggagaggaaagaTCGGAATCGCAGCAATGGAGGGCGACGAAGGCGAGCAGTACCTTTTCAAGATCGTCATCATAGGCGACTCCGCTGTGGGGAAGTCCAATCTCCTCTCCCGCTACGCCCGCAACGAGTTCAATCTCCACTCCAAGGCCACCATCGGCGTGGAGTTCCAGACCCAGAGCATGGAGATCGACGGAAAGGAAGTTAAAGCCCAGATCTGGGACACCGCTGGCCAGGAACGGTTCCGCGCGGTCACCTCCGCCTACTACCGCGGCGCCGTCGGGGCGCTCGTCGTCTACGACATCTCACGCCGCACCACCTTCGACAGTATCCCTCGATGGCTGCAGGAGCTCAACAGTATGTGCTCAGATCCCGCTAACTTTCTTGATCTTCGCGATTGTTACTCTGGATCTGATGTTAATTCGCTCGATTTTGACGATAAATTGGGTGACTTGTTTCTGCGATAGATCTAACCTTTTTTGCAGTATGCTACAATTTATTTAGCGCTTGAACCACAAAGTGAGAATTGACTGTCAAAGGTAGTGCCGATATAAATTGCCTCTGTCCACCTCGATCGTTTGAGAAGCCTCGTAAGAACAGATGTATAAACATTTGCTGATCTAAAATAGTGAGCAAGTTCGCTCCCACCCGGATCTGCTCCCGTCACAAACCCTTCCTCCAATGTGGTATAAAGACAGTGCGCGCGCGCAAATGGAATTAGGAATGTAGGGCTAAGTGCACGTAATCTTTTTAAGGATCATCTTAGTCATGTATAAATCTCTTCACCTAGAGAATGACTCAACAATCACTCTCTTTATCTTTTGTTAGTTCTCTGATTTATCTGTTAACTTTACACCAAAGCATAGAATTGTCACTTGGCGGTCGGCTATAAACTGACctcatgatttatctcctttcaCATGTGAATTTGGGGACGGGCTGTAAGGGGTGTCTAGgatgagcgtaatcaccttttgctacaaaaAAATTGTTGATAGATTTCTATCCAAAAGAATAGTCCTGAAAGTGAATTTGGTTAGATATTTACTACTTCAGGTATGTACTCGTCTCTGTCGAACATCATCCTGTTATCCTTGTGGTTGGACTGCATGCTTATGAGTTTAGTTTTAGGATCAAAGTGCTGAAAGACAAGCAAGTGATCCTGATTGGTAATTACAATATGCTCATCAAGCCAGAATGGCATGGCAAGCAATAACTATTAGCGAAATTTATGCAGGTATTAAGAAAGAATAGAACTTGTTATTACCTATTGACTTGGATTTTTAATCATTAGAGGAAAGTAAAATAGCTGTCAGATCTTTCCTTTCAAGTGGCTAAACCTTATTTGGTTGTTCAAATTAAGAAAATCTcaactaaatttaattaaaaccataAGTTACCCTATTTAAGTAgcaatttgtttattttttaggtGAAAGGGACACACTATGGGTAATTTATTATGAAAACATCAAACTAGGCTACAAAATCTAGTTGCTTGTCCCATGTAGAGCAGCTCTCCTGTCCCACTATCAAATCTATGTGCCGTGGTGGGCTCGAGAACTTGGCATGGTGCATTAACTCCACAGACCACATATATCTTTTAATTCTGACTCTATATGCTCCTGCATATTATGTCTCTGCATACTGCTATGCATTGGGTTGTCATTAGCTTGCATACCACTTGGATACGGTCTTTGAAACTTTGATCATGTGTGTTAAGGACAGGTCGAATTTGTTAGGAAGACTAATAGGAATATCCATATGTTGCTCTTGTTGTTACCTTAAAATTAGTTTGCTTCAGAATGACCATAATTTCTCCTGTGTGTTATTGGTTAAGGCGTTTTTGCTTGTCCAAGGGTTGCTTGTTTATCTAAATTTCTTGACCTTCATACTTCTAGAGACTGACTGGTTGGCTATGTAAATATTTTTCACGTCTTACTTTTGCAAACTGAATGCTTGGTTATGTAAATATTCTGAACCTCCCTACTTCTGTAAACTGACCAAATTCTGTGTACTATTCATATATTTATAGTAATGTTGTGGCAAAAAAATAttgttttttctattttcctAGTAGGTTGATATGCATATTCCCTTAAGCATATCAAATGGCCATGAAGATTTAATACCTCTACCTTGCCGCCAATTAGTTCTTGTTCATTAATCAAAGACAAATTTACTTCCAAATATAATGCCTTTATGCATCTTAACACTGACTGAGAATGTAATGCAGCACATTGTGACACCACTGTGGCAAAGATTCTTGTCGGCAATAAATGTGATTTGGAGAACATCCGAAATATATCGGTTGAAGAAGGAAAAAGCCTTGCCGAAGCGGAAGGGTTGTTTTTTATTGAAACTTCAGCTCTGGATTCCACAAACGTGAAGAAGGCCTTCGAGATTGTCATCAAAGAGATATACAATAATGTGAGCAGGAAGGTCCTAAACTCTGATTCTTACAAAGCTGAATTGTCCGTCAACAGGGTAACCCTTACAAGCAATGGGACTGATGAGACAAAGCAAACTTCGAGTAAGCTATCCTGCTGTTAAAATGGTCCTTTTAGTTCCAACAATATGAAAGAGTTTCAGGAGTGTTTTATACTTCCCTATATCTGTATTGGAGAATCATTTTTGTTTAAGTTGTTGAGAATTTTTTGAGATCAAGAACTGAAATTCATGTACTTGTTAATGAACCGGTATAGTTTCCAATGTTAACTGCGGCTGCTATATCACAAGTCTATCTTAATGAATGGTTTTTGCTAGAAGTTTAAATTGCTTTGTGTTGTATTAGCATCCAAGGACAGGTGCCGATGTGATTCTATTCCTGTGAACTGAAAAACTCTATGCAGGTCATTCAATCTTGCTTATAAAAATACTTTCCTGGCTCAAAAAAGTTTCATATTTGCATAACTTAGTCCATCTCTTGATATACACATTGATTCATGATTCTCTGTATTGAAATGTAGTTAATAACAGTGTGGCAACATTTTTTGTTGCCTAGTTTGCCAGTAACACATGTAGATTAACATTTTTTGTTGCCTAGTTTGCCAGTAACACGTGTAGATTTGTCCCCACGTAATGTCGAGTTGATTAGAGGGTGACAGATTTATTATAAAAGGGTAAGGGATCAATTTCCGATAGACGTATGTCCTCAGGGAAAAAATCCCTTTCACCCCCAGTCAACTGGACGGCCGGTTATAAGTTGATCCCGTAATTTATCTCCCTTCACATATCTGGGATAGACTGTGAGAGGTATCTAGGTGAACGTAATCACCTTTTTGTTATAATTATTTCTTTTAAATGATGAGCTTGTCATTTTGTTAGTTGTCTAGTATAATATGATTGTCAATGTAAGTGCCTTGATTACTTTTGATGTGGTCTTGCGGTTTTGATATCTTGTCTAAGGAGAGCAAATCTCTTGGACCACTTTGTTGTGGTACAGGGGATGTGCTACTCGTATTTGTGGTCAGATCGTGGCCGCAATCCGGCCGTAATTGGTTGTGATCCCTTCCTGGATTTACCGTCCACACCGGGTTATAGTTTGGTTCGGAGTGGGCGGCCGGAGGCTGTTCGAAAGCCTCCAGTGGTGGATAAATGGTCAAGTTACTAGGCGCCGAGCGAGGGTGTCCTCCGGGCGGCCTCTGATTGCCCGCTTTGAACCAAACTATAACCTGATGGGGACGGTGAACCAGGAAGGAATCACAATCAATTACGACCGGATTGCAGCCACGATCCGGCCACAAATATGAGTGGCATATCTCCTGGATcacaaaaagtggtccaggagatcctgtctcgtgtctaagtgtacagaaacttaggaacacaagaagtcgagtggaaagcgcacctagcaagaaggatgacactggAAGCAAGTTGACGGACTTGGTGCATCCGAAAGACGATGTGCTGAGGAAGAGTAcatcagcggacgagaaggaagtgtgtgacgcatccgagggatgaaaagctgGGGAGGAggcatgctcgaggagaagaccgaagtTGAGTTCGAGTGAACTCAAATTCGGATGACCGAAGCATCATCCAAagaagcttggaggcaccctcatgcttTGATGAAGGCGCCCTCATgccttgatggaggcgcctttatgctttgatggaggcaccctcataagagcttgaaggtgcctccaatgaacaGTAGCTATTAGGTTACCGTTGAGAAGAGGATAATTTCCTATCATCTTGGAGGCCTTGGATCCTCTTGGAGGCGTCTCCAACCAGCGGTAACTTTTTTCAGGAAGCTATAAAAAGTCCTCTGAAGCTAGAAATTCATCAACAATCGCTGTGTTTATTCTCCTAGTTTTTTTGAGCATTTAAAgtttataagaggctactccacctgcACAAAGGAAATTTTTCTTAGTGGAGCTTTCagctgtcttggattaacaatcacctaggttataaccaaataaatatttttatcctcTTACTTTGTTTCTGTTATTACTTTTAATGTTAATTATTTATGCTTAATTAATTTAACTATCCTTGCTAAGCAAAAGTAAGAGATTTGATTAACATATTTTCAGggttattcaccctcctctagcccgTTCCACggggacctacaattggtattagagccatacCACTTCAGAAGGACCAACTACCTGCTAAAGCAAGAAGACGATGACCAGATCTAGTATATACTcgccaaaatttgagggagagTTCGCGCTATGGAAGcaaaaatggaggtatactttaaaattgatttcaatatttta includes these proteins:
- the LOC122051059 gene encoding ras-related protein RABA5c-like, coding for MEGDEGEQYLFKIVIIGDSAVGKSNLLSRYARNEFNLHSKATIGVEFQTQSMEIDGKEVKAQIWDTAGQERFRAVTSAYYRGAVGALVVYDISRRTTFDSIPRWLQELNTHCDTTVAKILVGNKCDLENIRNISVEEGKSLAEAEGLFFIETSALDSTNVKKAFEIVIKEIYNNVSRKVLNSDSYKAELSVNRVTLTSNGTDETKQTSSKLSCC